The following is a genomic window from Strix uralensis isolate ZFMK-TIS-50842 chromosome 3, bStrUra1, whole genome shotgun sequence.
ACCTGTAAGCAGCCAATTTTAGTTATACGCATCTCAAAAAGCGTTCTTGGAATTATATTTCATTGTAATCGAACGTTTTCTGCCATCCACATTTAGTTACACATTACTGACAGAAGGCAGCCAGAAGACAGGTCAATTAAGAGATGCAAAAGCACCACGCACAACTCACGGGTGGTACGAAGGGTCAATTCAAAACACAAATTTACACCATGAAGGATACCCAGGAAAAGGATGcatgcttttaaaaagatgaGAATAAGCCAAGACAGCTGTTTTATACTCcttgggcaaactgttccagacTTACAGAGAAATCGTTTTTCTCTTAAGAATTCAACTAGACCTTTTACTGCTGACAGATCTTTGGATACTGAAGACTGTCCAGCCTCAGCCCGCACTACTTATGTTGGATCCCAGCCAGATGGgaactctttttctctttaatctgCTCCTTTTACCCTCTTCACTGTCTGTCCATCCACCTACTGAAACCCTTCTCAGTAAAATCGTGTCTAGGCACGAGAATATCTGATTTCATATAAATAACAACAACAGAGTGTTTTCTGAACGAGAATGGTTTCACAGCAGGCCTCCTCCTACACGTAGCACATTGCAAAAGCAAGCCTTACCTGTGTGACATCGTTTGTGATATATAAGCATGTGATTCTGAGTGAACCTGGCACCACATTCATCACAGGCAAAAGGTTTTTCACCAGTGTGGATTCTGAAATGAGAAAGCAACATTAAACCACCAaggtatttctctttcctttgcagCAAAACACAAGTCATCTTCACTTTGTGGATGCTCTCTTCAGAGTGACTGTATGCCTGTACAAGTtttagtgtcttttaaaaataccttcagcTGGGCCAAATTCTGCATTGtgctttctgcagtgctgcttttaTTACTCGATCATGCACATGCTGTATGATCAAGGCCCAGATCCAGAAATTTCTTTAGGgtaaaaacaaatttttaaaggtaaaagTTGAGTAAAGCTTAGAAAACTTGTATCCAGGTAGAcagactaaaagaaaaatgtaaccaCCTCTTGAGATCTGAAGTAAAGCAGGTATCTTTATATTGCTGATACTATCAATAAAATATTCCACACAGAATGTAAGTGATGTGTTCCCTGGCACGCTGCTCTTGCAGGGCCACCAAGTAGAGTGTCACCGACTACTCTGGAGCAAGCGGCACCCAAGGAGTGGAATAAAAAGATGCTACTTTTATACAGTTTTCTTACTGTCAGCCCAAGCTTGTGGTATCATCTCTTGAGGAAGTCTGTGTGTACAGGAAGGGCAGTTTACACAATTGCTGCCTCTGCCAGTTTACCCTAACTTCAATTTTTGAGCCCACACACGCTTCAGGACTCTTGAATGGTGCTGCAGGAACACAGCCAACAGAGGCCAGTTTTCATGGCATGGCAATATACATCAACAGGAAGAGCACAGATGTAACAATATACAGACTGTCACGATCCAAAAGTTAGGGCAGCACTGAGTTTCCAGCATTCGACAAGCTAACTGAATAGTCCTAGTGGTACACAATGGAGGAGAAACTCCACTTatgccaaaaaataatttttttaagcagcacAAAGCGGTTACTTGCGGTTAGGAAAGGACACGATGGAAGAGACAGCTGCATCAGCAAGAACATCGTAGGAGCACTCTAGCAGAAGTTTGCTTCTGGATGCGCTTTCTACTGCCAGGAGTAaacccactgacttcaaaaggGGCAGCGAAACAAAGCAGTGGTTAATGGCCCCTTCTACCTTGCAGGGAATGCCACCTAGGAACACTACTGCACTCTCCTTTGGGTCTGAGTAGTAGTACTTTGGGGTATTTCTTCTATACTTCCCTCTCCATGCTTACTCCCTGGCTATAATCTCAACTTTGGTTGCAGATGACCACTTTGGTAGGCTGATAAAAGCAGGCTAAAGCCCTTAATAGCTACAATTTTTGCCTTGATAAAAATGTCTCTCCCATGAACTTTCAAGACCCTGCGTTTGCACCTCCGCCTTTGGGACTGAGTGCACTCAGAAGCACTACAACTGATTTCGTAAGCTCTGTGTGGGTATCTTCAGTGCTTCACTCACCTCCAGACAGTGACATGTCAGCCTGTTTCTAGTCAGATATCAGTTGCTTTCTATGCTTAGCACCCAAATCTGGTGTTCTTCAATTTAGTACATGGCCAAATCTTTTTAGAATATTTACACACTTATTGCATAACATTATTCTATTGAAGAGACATAAAATAAGCTGAAATCATTATAGCCCTAATCCTACAAATAATTTGTCATGGGGTTGCTCTTCTCACATGAAACATCCCATTGACTCTTAATAGGTCTGCTCCCATGAGAAAAGTTAACCAcatgctccagcagcagcaagcctTGCCCATGCACCTCTGCTTTGGCttaaagaaaattacagcaaCTCCCTTAACCTGAAAAGCaggggagaataaaaaaaaaaaaaaaaagctatgaaaaaaggaaatacgGACACTTTCCAGTCAGTCATGTTTTACATCCCCACTTCACTTGAAGGCTCAAGGTGTGTTCCGGGGGATTCTGCTTCTCCCCCCAGAATCTAACAAGGCCAGTTAAGTCTGTTCATACCTCATGTGTGTTTTAAGTGCAGAAGGCTGAGAAAATTTAGCCTCACACTCTGTGCACCCATAAGGCTTGTCGCCTGTATGCGTCCTTTCATGGAGCCTCAGGGCAGTTTTGGAGCTCAACCCCTTTCCACACTGTTGGCACTGATGACGCTCCCCACCACCCTCATGAACCTGGAGAATGTGCCTCTTGACGTCCTTCTTCCTCTTGAACTTCTTACCGCAGAGCTCACAAGGGAAGTGGCGCTCACTGCTGTGGACGTGGCGCTGATGGCTTTTTAGGTTGCACCGGTTGGCAAAGGTCTGACTGCAGGTTTCACACCGATAAATGATTTCGGCTGCAATGCCGTGGCTGTGCTTTATGTGCTTGAGAAAACTTTTCTCATACAGGAATTCCTTCTCGCATGTGCTGCACTTGAAGTTACTGCCTCGTTTCTTTTTATCCTCTTTggattttttcaggttttcttccgATTCAAAGTTGCCATCACATTCTTCGCTTTCAGGTTTGATGTTGTTCTCCGcttgctcctcctccttctccataTCACACATATCCTGACCTTGAgggtatttgttttcttcaacagCAACCTCTGCATTCTTCTGCTGCTCCCTCAGCCgccttgtgtatttcttcttcgGGATTTCCACAAACACTTTCCTCCCGGCCAGTCTCCCACTTGCCCTTCTGATTTTGGCATAAGGAGGCTTCatcatttccttctttttgtccattttctcttttgatttgGCAGCTGGCATCTCAGGAGACATTCCATTGCTGGGACTGTCTGCTGGGGAATCTGGAGGATCCAGGAGACAGTCCGCCTGGTCAGCTTctgccacagcagctgctttggACTCGAGCAAAACGCTTGGCTGGGCAGCACTCTCCTCCTCAGAGTTCTGTGATTCAGAGAAGTTTTGCAACTCCAACAGCACTGATTCAAGCATCTGCTTCTTTAATTGAAAGCAGGTTTCCGAGAGGTCCAAGCACTTCAGCTTTTCAGCTATTTCTAGCATACGCTGCACTCTGTCTTCTTCTACTTCTACCTTAGCAGTGTAGACAAACTCAAGAAATGAAGCAAAGTCAGCAACCTGGACCTCATTCAAGAACACGTTGGTCCTTGGGCCATCCATGCCCTTCTCGTTAAGGAACACCTCCTTGAAAAATTTGCTTGTTGCTGCCAGTACAGCCTTGTGAGCAACAAACTCTGCCCTGACACCTTGATACTCCACGCTGACGGTCACGTCGCAGAGGTGGCCCAGGAGACGCAGCTGATGCATTTCATTCAGCAGGTTGATAGGAGAGGATTTGGATTCCAGTAAAACTGCATTActttccatctttcttctctctggaaaAAGCTGTTAACAACATTGCATGTTAGCTATTTGCACAGAAGCTAACaaaactcaaaatatttcagatgccAAAAGTCATGTCCAGACTTTTGAGAGTGCTTCACTTCAAATTTAAGCACTTAAGGTGCTTGATCTTAAGAAACCAGACTTTCAAAAGAGCATTGTGAAAAGTCTGGCTAGAAGTGCAGATTTCAAAAAGCGTCACCCTAAGCAGTCACATGCCATATATCCCTAACCATGCTGCCAGTCATATACAGAGATTTCTCTGAAGTTAATTTGAGTTTAAATCTCGATCATAATTTTACCTGAAACACTAGACACTATTAGAACCTGTAACAGGGACAAAGCAAACAGAGGAAGATCAAAAGAAATGTTCTCATTAAAGCATGTGGAATTAAGAAATTATTCTCCCTCCTAATCAGGCAATAAGAGAAAGGTAAGATGAAGTAAAAGTTAACTGCAATCCTAAATAAACACTTTCTTAAACAGGCTTTTGAGATAAGACTTTTAAACAAGACTTGGATAAAATTCCAAATGCTTCACCAACCAAAGCATAGGAGACTGCATAACCATATTCCCAAACTGTAAACCTAAGAAGTCATGACACTTcctcaaagttttcttttttaaaaaattcatcaCTCAAAATGGACATACAGCCTCCAAATTTTGCATACCCATTTGTAGCCTTACAAGGGCTTCGCCATTTCCACTACCATTTAGGTTACGTTGCATTTCCAAGTAATGTTTTAAGTTGCTCCAAAGTtctcaactgattttttttttaaaaaatgttttgtccCAGAACAAACAATATGTCTGTGAACTTTGAAAATGCTCTGACCATACCCTCCCCTGCAATCTATTGAGTTTCACTGTGTTGCTAACAACTACGTACGCTTGCATTTTGAATCTgaaaaatttctttccatttcctaaAAGTtaactaaattttattttctctgtacataCTGTAGACTTGCAGCCTTTTATACATGGGACACCAGAAATCCTGCTCAGAAAGATcaaaaaaataatgtacttttaCATTAATATGAATTTTGTTCCATTTGTAGGGAAGCCATATTAAGTATGAAAAATACACATGAGAATAACATTCATAGCATCAGAGATACTCTTTCTCCTCCCATAGAGCTATAAACTCCAACTTTAGTCCATACTCATTTCAACAAACCAC
Proteins encoded in this region:
- the GZF1 gene encoding GDNF-inducible zinc finger protein 1 isoform X2; the protein is MKTLRRKFGQLTKLFPERRKMESNAVLLESKSSPINLLNEMHQLRLLGHLCDVTVSVEYQGVRAEFVAHKAVLAATSKFFKEVFLNEKGMDGPRTNVFLNEVQVADFASFLEFVYTAKVEVEEDRVQRMLEIAEKLKCLDLSETCFQLKKQMLESVLLELQNFSESQNSEEESAAQPSVLLESKAAAVAEADQADCLLDPPDSPADSPSNGMSPEMPAAKSKEKMDKKKEMMKPPYAKIRRASGRLAGRKVFVEIPKKKYTRRLREQQKNAEVAVEENKYPQGQDMCDMEKEEEQAENNIKPESEECDGNFESEENLKKSKEDKKKRGSNFKCSTCEKEFLYEKSFLKHIKHSHGIAAEIIYRCETCSQTFANRCNLKSHQRHVHSSERHFPCELCGKKFKRKKDVKRHILQVHEGGGERHQCQQCGKGLSSKTALRLHERTHTGDKPYGCTECEAKFSQPSALKTHMRIHTGEKPFACDECGARFTQNHMLIYHKRCHTGERPFMCETCGKSFASKEYLKHHNRIHTGSKPFKCEVCFRTFAQRNSLYQHIKVHTGERPYCCDQCGKQFTQLNALQRHHRIHTGEKPFMCNACGRTFTDKSTLRRHTSIHDKNTPWKSFLVVVEGASKNNESHKTELPDEEYEVSPKLPEKLLSFSENSHYQHLTAVPGSVTALHDSSSATGPDCKSDGTPGAQEALIATTLSELTVLHTQTDSLQPQLHALVNME
- the GZF1 gene encoding GDNF-inducible zinc finger protein 1 isoform X3 → MESNAVLLESKSSPINLLNEMHQLRLLGHLCDVTVSVEYQGVRAEFVAHKAVLAATSKFFKEVFLNEKGMDGPRTNVFLNEVQVADFASFLEFVYTAKVEVEEDRVQRMLEIAEKLKCLDLSETCFQLKKQMLESVLLELQNFSESQNSEEESAAQPSVLLESKAAAVAEADQADCLLDPPDSPADSPSNGMSPEMPAAKSKEKMDKKKEMMKPPYAKIRRASGRLAGRKVFVEIPKKKYTRRLREQQKNAEVAVEENKYPQGQDMCDMEKEEEQAENNIKPESEECDGNFESEENLKKSKEDKKKRGSNFKCSTCEKEFLYEKSFLKHIKHSHGIAAEIIYRCETCSQTFANRCNLKSHQRHVHSSERHFPCELCGKKFKRKKDVKRHILQVHEGGGERHQCQQCGKGLSSKTALRLHERTHTGDKPYGCTECEAKFSQPSALKTHMRIHTGEKPFACDECGARFTQNHMLIYHKRCHTGERPFMCETCGKSFASKEYLKHHNRIHTGSKPFKCEVCFRTFAQRNSLYQHIKVHTGERPYCCDQCGKQFTQLNALQRHHRIHTGEKPFMCNACGRTFTDKSTLRRHTSIHDKNTPWKSFLVVVEGASKNNESHKTELPDEEYEVSPKLPEKLLSFSENSHYQHLTAVPGSVTALHDSSSATGPDCKSDGTPGAQEALIATTLSELTVLHTQTDSLQPQLHALVNME